A part of Streptomyces sp. DSM 40750 genomic DNA contains:
- a CDS encoding TlyA family RNA methyltransferase, whose product MAGVARRRLDAELVRRKLARSREHASQLIAAGRVTVGKTVATKSATQVETAAAIVVVSDDGDPEYVSRGGHKLAGALEVFVPQGLAVEGRRALDAGASTGGFTDVLLRAGAAHVVAVDVGYGQLAWTLRSDERVTVKDRTNVRELTLEAIDGEPVDLVVGDLSFIPLGLVLPALVRCVKPDADLVMMVKPQFEVGKERLGSGGVVRSPELRAEAVRGVARRAGELGLGVKGVTASPLPGPSGNVEYFLWLRAGAPALDPADVDRAVAEGPR is encoded by the coding sequence GTGGCAGGAGTCGCACGCCGCCGTCTGGACGCCGAACTGGTCCGGCGGAAGCTCGCGCGGTCGCGTGAGCACGCGAGCCAGCTGATCGCCGCCGGGCGGGTCACCGTCGGCAAGACCGTCGCGACCAAGTCCGCCACGCAAGTGGAGACCGCGGCCGCGATCGTCGTCGTGAGCGACGACGGCGACCCGGAGTACGTGTCCAGAGGCGGCCACAAGCTCGCGGGCGCCCTCGAGGTCTTCGTCCCACAGGGGCTGGCCGTCGAGGGCCGCCGGGCGTTGGACGCCGGCGCCTCCACCGGCGGTTTCACCGACGTACTGCTGCGGGCCGGGGCCGCGCACGTCGTCGCCGTGGACGTCGGATACGGACAACTCGCCTGGACTCTTCGGAGTGATGAACGCGTCACCGTCAAGGACCGTACGAACGTACGCGAGTTGACGCTCGAAGCGATCGATGGGGAGCCTGTGGATCTTGTCGTGGGGGATCTGTCCTTCATCCCGCTCGGCCTGGTACTGCCCGCCCTGGTGCGGTGTGTGAAGCCTGACGCCGATCTGGTGATGATGGTCAAGCCGCAGTTCGAGGTGGGTAAGGAGCGGCTGGGCAGTGGGGGAGTGGTACGGAGTCCGGAGCTGCGCGCCGAGGCGGTGCGCGGGGTGGCCCGGCGGGCCGGGGAGCTGGGGCTCGGGGTGAAGGGTGTGACGGCCAGTCCGCTGCCCGGGCCCTCGGGCAATGTCGAGTACTTTCTGTGGCTGCGTGCCGGGGCACCCGCGCTGGACCCGGCCGACGTCGACCGAGCAGTTGCGGAGGGGCCGCGTTGA
- a CDS encoding FecCD family ABC transporter permease, with protein sequence MSKPAARNRAVRTPGGLSVRLDVRAFSVVVLLLLAALTASVVLIGTGDFPIPAGDVLKTLLGSGDAGQEFIVNELRLPRVLVGLLVGASLGLGGALFQSISRNPLGSPDVLGLSQGATAGALVMIVLFSGSANQVALGALVGGLVTGLAIYVLAWKRGVHGYRLVLVGIGVSAIVTAVNGYLITKADLVDAARAVVWMTGSLNGRDRSQVWPLLIMCAILVPLVLGNARGLRMMEMGDDVSYALGVGVERVRLLLMVSAVLLTAGATAAAGPVSFVALTAPQLAKRLTRSPGPNLVPSMCMGATLLIVADWASQRAFGADQLPVGVVTGVLGGVYLLWLLVTERKAGRI encoded by the coding sequence ATGAGCAAGCCCGCCGCACGCAACCGTGCGGTCCGCACCCCCGGCGGGTTGTCGGTCCGCCTGGACGTGCGGGCGTTCTCCGTCGTCGTCCTGCTGCTGCTGGCGGCGCTGACCGCGAGTGTCGTACTGATCGGGACCGGGGACTTCCCCATCCCGGCCGGCGACGTCCTCAAGACGCTGCTCGGCAGCGGCGACGCGGGCCAGGAGTTCATCGTCAACGAGCTGCGGCTGCCAAGAGTTCTGGTCGGACTCCTTGTCGGGGCCTCGCTCGGCCTCGGCGGGGCGCTGTTCCAGTCCATCTCCCGCAATCCGCTGGGCAGTCCGGACGTGCTCGGCCTCTCACAGGGCGCCACCGCCGGGGCACTGGTCATGATCGTGCTGTTCTCCGGGAGCGCGAACCAGGTCGCCCTCGGGGCACTCGTCGGGGGCCTGGTCACCGGCCTCGCGATCTATGTGCTGGCCTGGAAGCGGGGCGTGCACGGCTACCGGCTCGTGCTGGTCGGCATCGGTGTCTCTGCGATCGTCACGGCGGTCAACGGCTATCTGATCACCAAGGCCGACCTCGTCGACGCGGCCCGCGCCGTCGTGTGGATGACCGGCTCCCTCAACGGCCGTGACCGGTCCCAGGTCTGGCCGCTGCTGATCATGTGCGCGATCCTCGTGCCGCTGGTGCTCGGCAACGCGCGCGGGCTGCGGATGATGGAGATGGGCGACGACGTGTCGTACGCCCTCGGGGTCGGCGTCGAGCGCGTACGGCTGCTGCTGATGGTGTCGGCCGTGCTGCTCACCGCCGGGGCCACCGCGGCCGCCGGGCCGGTCAGCTTCGTCGCCCTCACCGCGCCCCAGCTCGCCAAGCGGCTGACCCGCTCGCCCGGTCCGAACCTGGTGCCCTCCATGTGTATGGGCGCGACCCTGCTGATCGTCGCCGACTGGGCCTCGCAGCGGGCCTTCGGGGCCGACCAGCTGCCCGTCGGCGTCGTCACCGGCGTACTCGGCGGCGTCTATCTGCTGTGGCTGCTGGTCACCGAGCGGAAGGCCGGGCGGATATGA
- a CDS encoding NAD kinase, which produces MTQDRVRTVFLLTHTGRPAAIRSAELVVKGLLHHGIGVRVLEHEAEDIPVPEEVELVKEATPQCLDGCELLIVLGGDGTLLRGAEFARASGVPMLGVNLGSVGFLAEAERDDLDKVVDRVVTKSYEVEERMTVDVVVHQNGNIVHTDWALNEAAVQKAGAEKLLEVVLEIDGRPVTGFGCDGIVLSTPTGSTAYAFSAGGPVVWPEVEALLMVPISAHALFAKPLVTSPNSVLAVEVLPHIPPGVLWCDGRRTVELPPGARVEVRRGAVPVRLARLHHASFTDRLVAKFALPVSGWRGARH; this is translated from the coding sequence TTGACTCAGGACCGAGTTCGAACTGTTTTCCTGCTCACTCACACCGGGCGGCCGGCTGCGATCCGCAGCGCCGAGCTCGTCGTCAAGGGGCTGCTGCACCACGGCATCGGCGTGCGGGTCCTGGAGCACGAGGCCGAGGACATCCCGGTGCCGGAGGAGGTGGAGCTCGTCAAGGAGGCCACCCCGCAGTGCCTCGACGGGTGCGAGCTGCTCATCGTCCTCGGCGGTGACGGCACGCTGCTGCGTGGCGCCGAGTTCGCCCGGGCGTCCGGGGTGCCGATGCTCGGCGTCAACCTCGGCAGCGTCGGCTTCCTCGCGGAGGCCGAGCGTGACGACCTCGACAAGGTCGTCGACCGCGTGGTGACCAAGTCCTACGAGGTCGAGGAGCGTATGACCGTCGATGTCGTCGTTCATCAGAACGGGAACATCGTCCACACGGACTGGGCGCTGAACGAGGCGGCCGTGCAGAAGGCGGGCGCGGAGAAGCTGCTGGAAGTCGTCCTTGAGATCGACGGTCGGCCCGTCACCGGGTTCGGGTGCGACGGGATCGTGCTGTCGACCCCGACCGGGTCCACGGCGTACGCGTTCTCCGCGGGCGGGCCCGTGGTGTGGCCGGAGGTCGAGGCGCTGCTGATGGTGCCGATCAGTGCGCACGCGCTGTTCGCCAAGCCGTTGGTGACATCGCCGAATTCGGTGCTGGCGGTGGAGGTGCTGCCGCATATTCCGCCTGGGGTTCTTTGGTGTGACGGGCGGCGGACGGTTGAGTTGCCGCCGGGGGCGCGGGTCGAGGTACGGCGGGGGGCTGTGCCTGTGCGGCTGGCTCGGTTGCACCATGCGTCCTTTACGGACCGGTTGGTGGCGAAGTTCGCGTTGCCGGTTTCCGGATGGCGGGGGGCTCGGCATTAG
- a CDS encoding ABC transporter ATP-binding protein: protein MSRPEPNVQRSNGHRSNGHRSNGPKPEGPGTSASANENNKRSTVNRLSAENVTLAYDQRVIAEQLSVEIPDNSFTVIVGPNACGKSTLLRALSRMLKPSRGRVLLDGQVIQSMPAKKVARTLGLLPQSSIAPDGITVGDLVGRGRYPHQGLLRQWSTEDERIVRESMESTGVSELADRYVDELSGGQRQRVWIAMALAQQTPLLLLDEPTTFLDIQHQIDVLDLCAELHEEQGRTLVAVLHDLNHAARYATHLIALRGGSVIAEGAPSEIVTAELVEEVFGLRCQIIDDPETGTPLVVPAARRARTGIERTGIEKVAATEVS from the coding sequence ATGAGCCGCCCCGAGCCGAACGTGCAGAGGTCGAACGGGCACAGGTCGAACGGGCACAGGTCGAACGGGCCGAAGCCGGAAGGGCCGGGCACCAGCGCGTCGGCGAACGAGAACAACAAGAGGAGCACTGTGAACCGCCTGTCCGCCGAGAACGTCACCCTCGCCTATGACCAGCGGGTCATCGCCGAGCAGCTGTCGGTGGAGATCCCCGACAACTCGTTCACCGTGATCGTCGGCCCCAACGCCTGCGGCAAGTCCACGCTGCTGCGCGCCCTGTCGCGGATGCTGAAGCCGTCCCGGGGGCGGGTGCTGCTCGACGGGCAGGTCATCCAGTCGATGCCCGCCAAGAAGGTCGCGCGGACACTGGGCCTGCTGCCGCAGTCGTCGATCGCGCCCGACGGGATCACCGTCGGCGACCTCGTGGGCCGCGGCCGCTACCCGCACCAGGGGCTGCTGCGGCAGTGGTCGACCGAGGACGAGCGGATCGTCCGGGAGTCGATGGAGTCGACCGGGGTCTCCGAGCTGGCCGACCGTTACGTCGACGAGCTGTCCGGCGGCCAGCGTCAGCGCGTCTGGATCGCCATGGCGCTCGCCCAGCAGACCCCGCTGCTGCTGCTCGACGAGCCGACCACCTTCCTCGACATCCAGCACCAGATCGACGTACTCGACCTGTGCGCCGAACTCCACGAGGAGCAGGGCCGCACGTTGGTCGCGGTGCTGCACGACCTCAACCACGCCGCCCGCTACGCCACCCACCTCATCGCCCTGCGCGGCGGCTCGGTGATCGCCGAGGGCGCGCCCTCCGAGATCGTCACGGCCGAGCTCGTCGAGGAGGTCTTCGGACTGCGCTGCCAGATCATCGACGACCCGGAGACGGGGACACCGCTGGTGGTGCCGGCGGCGCGCAGGGCGCGGACGGGCATCGAGCGGACGGGCATCGAGAAGGTGGCGGCTACAGAAGTTTCCTGA
- a CDS encoding SCP2 sterol-binding domain-containing protein → MATIEECRAALEKLSDNMAGADGHVGEATALDRSVSCHVKDLDVTFVGRMRDGRIEVHDTLEGPPPEKAQIRLAMTGDDLVNLVDGELNFAKAWGSGRVKLEAGFRDLFQLRKLL, encoded by the coding sequence ATGGCAACGATTGAGGAGTGCCGCGCCGCGCTCGAAAAGCTCTCGGACAACATGGCAGGCGCCGACGGACACGTGGGTGAGGCGACGGCTCTCGACCGCTCGGTGAGCTGCCATGTCAAGGATCTCGACGTCACCTTCGTGGGACGTATGCGCGACGGCCGGATCGAGGTGCACGACACCCTTGAGGGGCCGCCGCCGGAGAAGGCCCAGATCCGGCTCGCCATGACGGGCGACGACCTGGTGAACCTCGTCGACGGCGAACTGAACTTCGCCAAAGCCTGGGGTTCGGGCCGGGTCAAGCTGGAAGCGGGCTTCCGGGACCTGTTCCAGCTCAGGAAACTTCTGTAG